The Sulfurovum sp. TSL1 genomic sequence TTTTGAGTACGTCCTTTAAACGCATCATTTTTATCGTTATAGGGACCTATGTAACCATTTCGTATCTCATAGCATTCATGAGGCAAGAGTTATGCCATCTATCTTACTTCTTTGATGCTGTAGGCCAAAGTTTCATCTGCATACATAGGGACCACACCATTGTAATCCGAAGGTACGGTAAACGCTTTTTTCTCAAGGATAACAGTCTTATGTACAGGTGTCACACCGTAGATCTTCTGGGCATTCCCAGAAATAAAAGCCTGGAGATTTTCCAGTGGTGCATTTTCCTTTTCAAAAAGTTCAGCCAGGACCTGTAGGGCAATAGGAGCAGTAAAGACACCTGCTGCACAGCCACAAGACTCCTTGGCATGTTTTGGATGTGGCGCAGAGTCTGAACCGAACATCACTTTAGGGTGTGCTTCCAATGCAACTTTGAGGAGAGCGTTTCTGTCTTCCGGACGTTTGGCTATGGGTTTACAGAAGAGGTGGGGTTTAAGCATACCTCCGGCGACATCATCGAGAGTGATGATCAGATGGTGCAGGGTAATGGTCGCATACAGATTGTCAAATTTATCTAATGCTTCGACACTCTCTTTGGTGGTGATATGCTCCATAATGATCTTGAGTTTCGGAAAGGCAGCGGCCAGCTTTTCATAGATACTGACGAACTCTGCCTCTCTGTCCATCACAAAAC encodes the following:
- the pyrC gene encoding dihydroorotase; translation: MQLTAPLDMHLHLRDGEMLEKIAKSSASTFSGAIIMPNLVPPVSSKEEVIAYKQRIMDAVGDEKFTPYMTLFFKPSYDKAFLESVKEVITAIKLYPAGITTNSEGGVSGFDVEELRPALEAMSELNIPLCVHGETNGFVMDREAEFVSIYEKLAAAFPKLKIIMEHITTKESVEALDKFDNLYATITLHHLIITLDDVAGGMLKPHLFCKPIAKRPEDRNALLKVALEAHPKVMFGSDSAPHPKHAKESCGCAAGVFTAPIALQVLAELFEKENAPLENLQAFISGNAQKIYGVTPVHKTVILEKKAFTVPSDYNGVVPMYADETLAYSIKEVR